One region of Thermus filiformis genomic DNA includes:
- a CDS encoding ABC transporter substrate-binding protein, producing MQRDWTRRQVFKLGLLPMAGYLRAWAQGSGELVYNSYMGDPVPRAFDQKLVARFREKYPGIRVQHTIVAHEDFKQAIRTYLIASRPPDVLTWFAGNRMRFFASRGLLADISDVWQKNNLEKIINPALHEACKYNGRYYFLPTGYYWWAVYYRRDIFERLNLKPPATWEEFLGVCERLKEAGIVPITTGTRFRWPAAAWFDYLNMRLNGPKFHIDLTDGKVPYTDERVRRVFEYWKVLLDKGYFIPNPAAYDWHEGVTFLAQGKAAMYLMGAFIRESYPKERWDELDFFRFPIIDPKVPVGEDAPTDGYFVPAKARNLANAKLFLSFLVSREVAEMQIKELNSISVRTDIPLSAYDPYFQKGVREVLSRANYTAQFYDRDTNPEMAERGMNGFVQFMANPGQIDQILQGLEADRKRIFAQEQ from the coding sequence ATGCAAAGGGACTGGACGCGGCGGCAGGTGTTTAAGCTGGGCCTTCTGCCCATGGCGGGGTACCTGCGGGCGTGGGCCCAAGGCTCCGGGGAGCTCGTCTACAACTCCTACATGGGGGACCCCGTCCCCCGGGCCTTTGACCAGAAGCTGGTGGCCCGCTTCCGGGAGAAGTACCCGGGCATCCGGGTCCAGCACACCATCGTGGCCCACGAGGACTTCAAGCAGGCCATCCGCACCTACCTCATCGCCTCGAGGCCCCCGGATGTGCTCACCTGGTTCGCGGGCAACCGGATGCGCTTCTTCGCCAGCCGGGGCCTTTTGGCGGACATCTCCGACGTCTGGCAAAAGAACAACCTGGAGAAGATCATCAACCCCGCCCTGCACGAGGCCTGCAAGTACAATGGCCGCTACTACTTCCTGCCCACGGGCTACTACTGGTGGGCGGTCTACTACCGCCGGGACATCTTTGAGCGCCTCAACCTCAAGCCGCCCGCCACCTGGGAGGAGTTCCTCGGCGTCTGCGAGCGGCTGAAGGAGGCGGGGATCGTGCCCATCACCACCGGGACCCGGTTCCGCTGGCCGGCGGCGGCCTGGTTTGACTATCTCAACATGCGCCTCAACGGCCCCAAGTTCCACATAGACCTCACCGACGGCAAGGTGCCCTACACCGACGAGCGGGTGCGCCGGGTCTTTGAGTACTGGAAGGTGCTCCTGGACAAGGGCTACTTCATCCCCAACCCCGCCGCCTACGACTGGCACGAGGGGGTGACCTTCCTGGCCCAGGGGAAGGCCGCCATGTACCTGATGGGGGCCTTCATCCGGGAGTCCTACCCGAAGGAGCGTTGGGACGAGCTGGACTTCTTCCGCTTCCCCATCATAGACCCCAAGGTGCCGGTGGGGGAGGACGCGCCCACGGACGGCTACTTCGTGCCGGCCAAGGCCCGGAACCTGGCCAACGCCAAGCTCTTCCTCAGCTTCCTGGTCTCGCGGGAGGTGGCCGAGATGCAGATCAAGGAGCTGAACAGCATCTCGGTGCGCACGGACATCCCCCTTTCCGCCTACGACCCCTACTTCCAAAAGGGCGTTCGGGAGGTCCTTTCCCGGGCCAACTACACCGCTCAGTTCTACGACCGGGACACCAACCCCGAGATGGCGGAGCGGGGCATGAACGGCTTCGTACAGTTCATGGCCAACCCGGGCCAGATCGACCAGATCCTCCAGGGCCTCGAGGCGGATCGCAAGCGGATTTTCGCCCAGGAGCAGTAA
- a CDS encoding carbohydrate ABC transporter permease: protein MKNRLSPFAVFALWVLALVWLLPLLGAFLVSLRTLDDLTLRGFWSLPQEITLANYARAWREAGISRYLLNSFIITLPSLVGILVLSSMAAYALVRFRFRLAFPLYLIFLAFNMVPFQMLMLPVFRLANQLGVYDTYLAPILFHTAFQLGFATFVLRNFARTIPPSLFESAVVDGAGEWTIFWRIAWPLMLPGLAAVATLEFTWIFNDFLWGLVLLARDELKPITTGLANLRGQYTDLTAMTHKAPGT, encoded by the coding sequence GTGAAAAACCGTCTGTCCCCCTTTGCCGTCTTCGCCCTGTGGGTCTTGGCCCTGGTCTGGCTCCTGCCCCTTTTGGGGGCCTTTCTGGTGAGCCTGCGCACCCTGGACGACCTCACCCTGCGGGGCTTCTGGAGCCTGCCCCAGGAGATCACCCTGGCCAACTACGCCCGGGCCTGGCGGGAGGCGGGCATAAGCCGTTACCTCCTGAACAGCTTCATCATCACCCTCCCCTCGCTGGTGGGCATCCTGGTCCTTTCCTCCATGGCCGCCTACGCCCTGGTCCGCTTCCGCTTCCGCCTGGCCTTTCCCCTTTACCTGATCTTTTTGGCCTTCAACATGGTGCCCTTCCAGATGCTCATGCTCCCCGTCTTCCGCCTGGCCAACCAGCTCGGGGTCTACGACACCTACCTGGCCCCCATCCTCTTCCACACCGCCTTCCAGCTGGGCTTCGCCACCTTCGTGCTGCGCAACTTCGCCCGCACCATTCCCCCTTCCCTCTTTGAGTCGGCGGTGGTGGACGGGGCGGGGGAGTGGACCATCTTCTGGCGGATCGCCTGGCCCCTCATGCTCCCGGGTCTGGCGGCGGTGGCCACCTTGGAGTTCACCTGGATCTTCAACGACTTCCTCTGGGGCCTGGTCCTCCTGGCCCGGGACGAGCTTAAGCCCATCACCACGGGGCTGGCCAACCTCAGGGGGCAGTACACAGACTTGACCGCTATGACGCATAAAGCCCCAGGAACCTGA
- a CDS encoding carbohydrate ABC transporter permease, translating into MRRLPWTQGPLAFLALPLLLYAVWVIYPTLSTLLLAFSAWDGVSPQAPWVGWANFQRLWQDPAFYQALRNNLVWLGVFLAIPASGGLFLAYLLNHPVPGERFLKMAFYLPLVLSLTVIALVWAWIYHPAQGLLNSFLVLLLGGFKALGVPVDPEAARGLGWLGDPKLALGAILAAACWRQVGYVMILYLAGLKTLDPEVVEAAQVDGATGWTLFRRIIFPLLAPITTLVVVVSTVDSLRSFDLVYVMTRGGPFHSTEVLANYMYLSAFHDYQMGYAAAIAVVLTGITLIPIAFFLWYTVRREEA; encoded by the coding sequence ATGCGGCGGCTTCCGTGGACCCAGGGCCCCCTGGCCTTTCTGGCCCTCCCCCTCCTCCTCTACGCCGTCTGGGTGATCTACCCCACCCTCTCCACCCTCCTCCTCGCCTTTAGCGCCTGGGACGGGGTATCCCCCCAGGCCCCCTGGGTGGGGTGGGCCAACTTCCAGCGCCTTTGGCAGGACCCCGCCTTCTACCAGGCCTTACGGAACAACCTGGTGTGGCTTGGGGTTTTCCTGGCCATCCCGGCCTCGGGGGGGCTTTTTTTGGCCTACCTCCTCAACCACCCGGTGCCCGGGGAACGGTTCTTGAAGATGGCCTTCTACCTGCCCTTGGTCCTCTCCCTCACGGTGATCGCCCTGGTCTGGGCCTGGATCTACCACCCGGCCCAGGGGCTTCTCAACAGCTTCCTGGTCCTTCTGCTGGGAGGGTTTAAGGCCCTGGGCGTGCCCGTGGACCCGGAGGCCGCCCGAGGCCTGGGCTGGCTGGGAGACCCCAAGCTGGCCCTGGGGGCCATCCTGGCCGCCGCCTGCTGGCGCCAGGTGGGCTACGTGATGATCCTCTACCTGGCCGGGCTCAAGACCCTGGACCCCGAGGTGGTGGAGGCGGCCCAGGTGGACGGGGCCACCGGCTGGACCCTCTTCCGCCGGATCATCTTCCCCCTCCTCGCCCCCATCACCACCCTGGTGGTGGTGGTGAGCACCGTGGACTCCCTGCGTTCCTTTGACCTGGTCTACGTGATGACCCGGGGAGGGCCCTTCCACAGCACCGAGGTTCTGGCCAACTACATGTACCTGTCCGCCTTCCACGACTACCAGATGGGCTACGCTGCGGCCATCGCCGTGGTCCTTACGGGGATCACCCTGATTCCCATCGCCTTTTTCCTCTGGTACACCGTGCGCCGGGAGGAAGCGTGA